CAGTGATACGAGCGACTAAACCCTTACCATGGCGTTTGCCGTCTTCAAAGCTAATCGGCTGCCATTGGCCGCCGCGCTGAATCTGGCAATCCGTATACGAGAAGAAGTTTTCCACAGGTTCGGTATACGAATGTATTTTAACCCACCCTTTAACGCCGAATACGACAGTGACTTTACCAATCACCACGCGCTCAGCGGCCATATCAGTGGGTTTAGCTGACATCAATTAAGCCGCTTTCTTAACGCTCTTAACTAACTCAGCTACGCGGTCAGATAATTGCGCGCCTTCAGATACCCAGTGTTCAACGCGCTCTAATTCAACGCGTAAACGCTCTTCCTGGCCACGCGCAACAGGGTTAAAGAAACCCACACGCTCAAGATAACGGCCATTACGTGATGTACGGCTGTCAGTCACAGTCAAGTGATAAAAAGGACGCTTTTTTGAACCGCCACGAGCTAAACGAATTGTTACCATTGTTAATTTCCTAACGCTTGAGCAGGCCACCAAGGCCCACAAATCAAATTCTTTACTCCGCACACATATTCAACAAGCGAACACATGCCAGAAAGGCGCGGTATTTTAAGTTAAGCGCGCTAACTTTGAAACCTCTTTTATGGTTTTTAAGGTAAATAAGCCTAGATCGCGAGTTTATTGACCTTAAAAACCACTGATCACCTATACAATCAAGTGCTTAGCGACCTAAAAAGCCGCCGCCACCGGGGGGCATCATGCCGCCCATACCACGCATCATATTGGCCATACCGCCTTTTTTACTCATTTTTTTCATCATTTTAGCCATTTGCTTATGCTGCTTGATGAGGCGATTAAGGTCTTGTATGTCGGTGCCCGAGCCGGTAGTGATACGGCGCTTGCGCGAGCCGTTGAGTATGTCAGGATTGCTGCGCTCAGCGGGGGTCATGGAGTCTATTAAGGCCTCCATTTTTACGAACATCTTGTTATCTACCTGCTGCTGCGCCATTTGCGCCATACCACCCATGCCGGGCAGTTTGTCTAACATGCCGGTAATACCGCCCATGTTCTTCATTTGCTGTAACTGATCACGCAAATCTTCCAGATCAAACTTCTTGCCCTTTTTCATCTTCTTGGCAAGCTTGTCGGCTTTTTGCTTAT
Above is a window of Dasania marina DSM 21967 DNA encoding:
- the rpsP gene encoding 30S ribosomal protein S16 encodes the protein MVTIRLARGGSKKRPFYHLTVTDSRTSRNGRYLERVGFFNPVARGQEERLRVELERVEHWVSEGAQLSDRVAELVKSVKKAA